The following are from one region of the Oscarella lobularis chromosome 3, ooOscLobu1.1, whole genome shotgun sequence genome:
- the LOC136184253 gene encoding mitochondrial ribosome-associated GTPase 2-like, protein MRTLVRFLSTVSESQKFIDWKRVRFIGGRGGDGCSSFRREAHVPRGGPDGGNGGSGGAIWLKACGNTRDLSSLKQPQYKGENGERGKGSNCHGRDGKDFILTVPVGTVVKDNGCFLSDMDSNKEMYCVVRGGRGGRGNASYLSNKNRAPRFFTPGSLGDEKVLELELKTIADIGLVGFPNAGKSTLLRAISNAKPKVAAYPFTTLNPHIGMVQYWDPPAQVAVADIPGLIPGAHQNKGLGHAFLRHIERCRGLLYVIDASSDDPRDHYYQLKHELEQYKVGLSRRPAAIVANKIDLLKNVLNLTLGNDCPVCAVSGMRGQNIEQLLTVIKRLAQPQLFA, encoded by the exons ATGCGGACTTTGGTCCGTTTCCTCTCGACTGTGTCCGAG AGTCAGAAGTTTATTGATTGGAAACGCGTTCGCTTTATTGGAGGTCGAGGAGGGGACGGATGTTCGAGCTTTCGGCGGGAAGCCCATGTGCCACGTGGCGGACCAGATggcggaaacggcggcagcggAGGTGCAATTTGGCTAAAGGCCTGTGGGAACACGAGAGATCTTAGCAGTCTCAAGCAGCCCCAATATAAAGGAGAAAATGGAGAGAGGGGAAAGGGTTCAAATTGTCACGGAAGAGATGGAAAAGATTTTATACTGACCGTCCCAGTGGGCACCGTGGTAAAAGACAATGGATGCTTCTTGAGTGATATGGATTCAAATAAAGAAATGTATTGCGTTGTAAGAGGGGGTAGAGGAGGCCGAGGAAACGCAAGCTATTTGAGTAACAAAAACAGGGCACCAAGATTCTTTACCCCTGGTAGCCTTGGGGATGAAAAGGTCTTAGAATTGGAATTGAAAACCATTGCTGATATTGGACTAGTCGGGTTTCCCAATGCAGGAAAGTCAACTCTTCTAAGAGCTATATCTAACGCAAAACCTAAAGTAGCCGCCTACCCGTTTACGACTCTAAATCCTCACATAGGAATGGTGCAGTATTGGGACCCACCAGCGCAAGTTGCAG TTGCTGATATACCTGGACTCATTCCTGGTGCTCATCAGAACAAAGGACTTGGCcacgcttttcttcgtcatatCGAACGATGTCGAGGCCTGCtctacgtcatcgacgcATCGTCCGATGATCCGAGAGATCACTATTACCAACTAAAACACGAATTAGAACAATACAAAGTTGGATTATCGAGGCGACCCGCCGCCATTGTCGCCAATAAGATCGATCTCCTAAAGAACGTTTTGAATCTTACGTTGGGAAATGACTGTCCTGTCTGCGCCGTGTCTGGAATGAGAGGGCAAAATATCGAGCAATTGCTGACTGTGATAAAACGTTTAGCCCAACCCCAACTATTCGCGTAG
- the LOC136184237 gene encoding uncharacterized protein isoform X2, with translation MGKAVLKLSLVAITLFLLLPVILPSIFVFLIYDSSEAFDWNNLGSSSCDIRFSVNVSSLLSTITFPPNTTIPPRFLNRQVPQISALTARKAMGLLEAKTWPPQNLNVSAAQLFSLLELLSEKRKYHNLTCNSDLTVDEKRQCCYLSCSNWQWLTNAQEIVDRFLFIVILIFGLIAFPSISFFVVSLIRKKERIFPLVAIGWYLMFAVVCPVFMEAIARLFGRRDTVCCGKEDVFEAFSSATCIYTLVYGFIQRFMHTAAILWVTIAFFNLWIILALLKGDSFSRNSNRIHLIEFVCVWGAAFLVTLSPFLKSGPNTYSSSLLTFLLVTGDAKLDYYSHFLPSQVAYAITAVTLPHLIYTLKIRTIRRMSISGESIGQHSVRELEHVHRRFLVMVFFSFCIAMFLIINFIHRTFVVYQNNIEEAVTDYFYCVFLHADKRCPRAPPLQQLIFVRLIIGWLNVLVALIGVLIFFSADKNFRSIWRKVIFKGRPANSP, from the exons ATGGGAAAGGCTGTTCTGAAGCTTTCTCTCGTAGCTATAACGCTGTTCCTCCTTCTTCCAGTCATCCTACCAAGCATTTTTGTCTTCCTTATATATGACTCGTCAGAAGCGTTTGATTGGAACAATCTC GGAAGTTCGAGCTGTGACATAAGGTTCTCTGTTAATGTTTCTTCTCTGCTCTCGACAATAACGTTTCCTCCTAATACTACAATTCCACCAAGATTTTTAAATCGTCAGGTGCCTCAAATCAGCGCTTTGACGGCAAGAAAAGCAATGGGTCTATTGGAAGCGAAAACATGGCCACCTCAAAACTTAAACGTTTCTGCTGCTCagcttttctctcttctagAACTCTTGTCGGAAAAAA GAAAATATCACAACCTGACGTGCAATAGCGACCTGACCGTGGACGAGAAGAGACAATGCTGCTATCTGTCCTGCAGCAATTGGCAGTGGCTAACAAACGCCCAAGAAATTGTTGATAGGTTTCTCTTCATTgtaattttgatttttggcCTCATTGCATTTCCATCAATCTCCTTTTTTGTCGTCAGTCTCATTCGGAAGAAAGA GAGGATCTTTCCACTAGTTGCAATAGGTTGGTATCTGATGTTTGCTGTTGTATGTCCAG TATTTATGGAAGCGATTGCCAGGCTGTTTGGAAGACGAGACACTGTATGCTGTGGCAAAGAAGATGTGTTTGAagcattttcttcagctACTTGCATTTACACCTTAGTATACG GATTTATCCAGCGATTTATGCATACAGCAGCCATTTTATGGGTGACTATTGCTTTTTTCAATCTTTGGATAATCTTGGCTCTTCTCAAAGGCGATTCATTTTCTCGCAATTCAAACCGTATTCATCTCATTGAATTCGTATGCGTTTGGGGCGCGGCCTTCTTAGTGACTCTAAGCCCGTTTCTAAAAAGCGGACCGAATACGTATTCAAGCAGTCTGCTGACATTTTTGCTTGTCACTGGAGACGCAAAGTTGGACTATTATTCTCATTTTCTTCCAAGCCAAGTGGCCTACGCAATAACGGCCGTGACTTTGCCTCATCTCATTTACACGTTGAAAATACGA actaTAAGACGAATGTCTATCTCAGGAGAAAGCATCGGTCAGCATAGTGTTCGAGAACTGGAGCACGTTCATCGTCGGTTTCTCGTCATGGTGTTCTTCTCATTTTGCATTGCTATGTTTCTCATCATTAATTTCATTCACAGAACGTTTGTTGTCTATCAGAACAATATCGAGGAAGCGGTGACGGACTACTTCTATTGCGTGTTTCTGCACGCGGACAAGCGCTGTCCGCGCGCTCCTCCGCTTCAACAACTGATCTTTGTTCGTCTTATAATCGGGTGGCTGAACGTGCTAGTAGCTCTTATTGGAGTATTGATCTTCTTTAGCGCCGACAAGAACTTCAGATCGATCTGGAGAAAGGTGATTTTTAAAGGAAGGCCGGCTAATTCACCGTGA
- the LOC136184237 gene encoding uncharacterized protein isoform X1, whose product MTPRTHQENQRMWFLLKQIRSVAVYSIRPLQVSLTMGKAVLKLSLVAITLFLLLPVILPSIFVFLIYDSSEAFDWNNLGSSSCDIRFSVNVSSLLSTITFPPNTTIPPRFLNRQVPQISALTARKAMGLLEAKTWPPQNLNVSAAQLFSLLELLSEKRKYHNLTCNSDLTVDEKRQCCYLSCSNWQWLTNAQEIVDRFLFIVILIFGLIAFPSISFFVVSLIRKKERIFPLVAIGWYLMFAVVCPVFMEAIARLFGRRDTVCCGKEDVFEAFSSATCIYTLVYGFIQRFMHTAAILWVTIAFFNLWIILALLKGDSFSRNSNRIHLIEFVCVWGAAFLVTLSPFLKSGPNTYSSSLLTFLLVTGDAKLDYYSHFLPSQVAYAITAVTLPHLIYTLKIRTIRRMSISGESIGQHSVRELEHVHRRFLVMVFFSFCIAMFLIINFIHRTFVVYQNNIEEAVTDYFYCVFLHADKRCPRAPPLQQLIFVRLIIGWLNVLVALIGVLIFFSADKNFRSIWRKVIFKGRPANSP is encoded by the exons ATGACGCCACGCACGCACCAGGAAAATCAGCGGATGTGGTTTTTGCTTAAACAGATCCGCAGCGTCGCGGTGTACAGCATTCGGCCTCTACAAGTCTCTCTCACAATGGGAAAGGCTGTTCTGAAGCTTTCTCTCGTAGCTATAACGCTGTTCCTCCTTCTTCCAGTCATCCTACCAAGCATTTTTGTCTTCCTTATATATGACTCGTCAGAAGCGTTTGATTGGAACAATCTC GGAAGTTCGAGCTGTGACATAAGGTTCTCTGTTAATGTTTCTTCTCTGCTCTCGACAATAACGTTTCCTCCTAATACTACAATTCCACCAAGATTTTTAAATCGTCAGGTGCCTCAAATCAGCGCTTTGACGGCAAGAAAAGCAATGGGTCTATTGGAAGCGAAAACATGGCCACCTCAAAACTTAAACGTTTCTGCTGCTCagcttttctctcttctagAACTCTTGTCGGAAAAAA GAAAATATCACAACCTGACGTGCAATAGCGACCTGACCGTGGACGAGAAGAGACAATGCTGCTATCTGTCCTGCAGCAATTGGCAGTGGCTAACAAACGCCCAAGAAATTGTTGATAGGTTTCTCTTCATTgtaattttgatttttggcCTCATTGCATTTCCATCAATCTCCTTTTTTGTCGTCAGTCTCATTCGGAAGAAAGA GAGGATCTTTCCACTAGTTGCAATAGGTTGGTATCTGATGTTTGCTGTTGTATGTCCAG TATTTATGGAAGCGATTGCCAGGCTGTTTGGAAGACGAGACACTGTATGCTGTGGCAAAGAAGATGTGTTTGAagcattttcttcagctACTTGCATTTACACCTTAGTATACG GATTTATCCAGCGATTTATGCATACAGCAGCCATTTTATGGGTGACTATTGCTTTTTTCAATCTTTGGATAATCTTGGCTCTTCTCAAAGGCGATTCATTTTCTCGCAATTCAAACCGTATTCATCTCATTGAATTCGTATGCGTTTGGGGCGCGGCCTTCTTAGTGACTCTAAGCCCGTTTCTAAAAAGCGGACCGAATACGTATTCAAGCAGTCTGCTGACATTTTTGCTTGTCACTGGAGACGCAAAGTTGGACTATTATTCTCATTTTCTTCCAAGCCAAGTGGCCTACGCAATAACGGCCGTGACTTTGCCTCATCTCATTTACACGTTGAAAATACGA actaTAAGACGAATGTCTATCTCAGGAGAAAGCATCGGTCAGCATAGTGTTCGAGAACTGGAGCACGTTCATCGTCGGTTTCTCGTCATGGTGTTCTTCTCATTTTGCATTGCTATGTTTCTCATCATTAATTTCATTCACAGAACGTTTGTTGTCTATCAGAACAATATCGAGGAAGCGGTGACGGACTACTTCTATTGCGTGTTTCTGCACGCGGACAAGCGCTGTCCGCGCGCTCCTCCGCTTCAACAACTGATCTTTGTTCGTCTTATAATCGGGTGGCTGAACGTGCTAGTAGCTCTTATTGGAGTATTGATCTTCTTTAGCGCCGACAAGAACTTCAGATCGATCTGGAGAAAGGTGATTTTTAAAGGAAGGCCGGCTAATTCACCGTGA
- the LOC136184226 gene encoding gamma-tubulin complex component 2-like, with protein sequence MAEFRINHVVSRLLSLLGTQDGAGREVYVDILTRTLTPYVTTQVSTHHAKRKIAEFSSEHEKFLTKYDELKSKQIRELDPLVYLLSKIIPDESILKMLRSKSEELVAKETEGEFLGEISEEAANLIPRGVSITQKELDKLRGQLAEFASSSEAEKRKVEQEKTRRRLRDARDRGYRIPDEPEWRSHRQYQSADFVVRPEGTHESVVSVGSLPLKVQERILIEDLLYVMTGVEGKYILVQQLKNKFSTRKFVVDESLDSSLSVLVKRVLPLCSHYSFICRFIEEWSCFERGSVSHALCSAIRIVLKEYLILVAQLEHQNRLEELSLQKMWFHLQPTIKTFDIIYSISVGVVKGDCRGGQLLSLLHNTTAGYVGDPTAQEFCLFLTQKACVPYFEILEQWIYQGVIRDPYGEFLVEEHRDVRKDRLRERYHDAYWEKRYTVCRDRIPIFLEKVTNKILRTGKYLNVIRECDRDVHCPGAKEIVYTLKERPYVDQIEEAYAFASAQLLNLLMKEKDLMGRLRSVKHYFLLDQGDFFVQFLDLAEVELAKPILEISRSKLEALLELALRTSVAGNDPYIDDLKIELIHCDLVTQLTQIMTVLELRGEELGRSFSVAGSAGKPLTGFQSLCFDYVVQWPVSLIINRKALVKYQFLFRFLFLTKQVERELNNVWFSAKTLRFRAQSVAEWQSAALTLRQRMLNFAHNFEYFVMVEVIEPSWQMLESALQQVTTVDDVLDAHFDFLDNCLRDSMLTNPDLLQTVHKLLDVCLTFSGFMKRLSDDYFSDETEDIPGTLANVERNFTQHVLSLLRKLQLTPKDGSHQMANLASRLDYNGFYNAKMDRQAFVTVVHKTKSGLSVPTSSSAASSLSAATQSVSRSQTFSTETTDANQPSAFQRVPIKVRQQPPKPNQSQ encoded by the exons ATGGCCGAATTCCGAATAAATCACGTCGTTTCGCGGCTTCTCTCGCTTCTCGG GACGCAAGATGGCGCCGGGCGCGAAGTCTACGTGGACATTCTAACTCGAACGCTCACTCCCTACGTCACGACGCAG GTATCGACGCACCACGCTAAGCGAAAAATTGCCGAATTTTCGTCGGAACACGAGAAATTCTTGACGAAATACGACGAATTGAAATCGAAGCA AATAAGGGAACTCGATCCTCTCGTTTATCTCTTGTCAAAAATCATTCCAGACGAATCG attctAAAGATGCTGAGAAGTAAAAGCGAGGAATTGGTCGCCAAGGAAACGGAAGGCGAATTTCTCGGCGAAATATCTGAAGAGGCGGCTAATTTGATTCCAAGAGGCGTTTCCATAACGCAGAAAGAATTGGACAAG CTACGTGGTCAGTTAGCCGAATTCGCTTCATCTAGCGAGGCGGAAAAGCGCAAAGTAGAGCAGGAAAAAACGCGTAGACGACTCAGAGACGCACGTGACCGAG gctaTCGTATACCTGATGAGCCAGAGTGGCGCTCTCATCGTCAGTACCAGTCAGCAGATTTCGTTGTTCGTCCCGAGGGAACTCACGAGTCT GTTGTGTCTGTTGGCTCGTTGCCTTTGAAAGTGCAAGAACGAATTCTCATTGAAGATCTACTCTATGTCATGACA GGTGTGGAGGGCAAATACATACTCGTTCAGCAActcaaaaataaattcagtACAAGAAAATTTGTCGTGGACGAATCGCTCG attcGTCGCTGAGTGTTTTAGTGAAGCGAGTATTGCCACTGTGCAGTCACTATTCGTTTATTTGTCGATTCATTGAGGAGTGGTCCTGCTTTGAACGGGGCTCGGTTAGTCACGCTCTTTGCTCAGCTATACGCATCGTCCTGAAGGAGTATCTCATTCTCGTCGCTCAACTGGAGCATCAGAATCGCTTAGAAGAGCTATCCCTGCAGAAAATGTGGTTTCACCTTCAGCCCACAATAAAGACCTTTGATATTATATACTCCATTAGCGTGGGCGTTGTTAAG GGGGACTGTAGAGGAGGTCAGCTACTAAGTTTGCTTCATAATACGACTGCCGGATATGTTGG AGATCCTACAGCTCAGGAATTTTGCTTGTTTTTGACTCAAAAA GCTTGTGTGCCTTACTTCGAAATTCTTGAACAATGGATATACCAGGGCGTTATACGAGATCCGTACGGAGAA tttctcgtcgaagaacaTCGTGACGTTCGAAAAGATCGTCTGAGAGAACGATATCACGACGC TTATTGGGAAAAAAGATACACGGTGTGTCGAGACCGAATTCCGATCTTCCTTGAGAAG GTGACCAATAAGATACTTCGAACGGGAAAGTATTTGAACGTCATAAGAGAATGCG ATCGCGATGTTCACTGCCCCGGAGCCAAGGAAATTGTCTACACGCTGAAAGAAAGACC CTACGTGGATCAAATTGAAGAGGCGTACGCATTTGCCAGTGCCCAGCTGCTCAATCTTttgatgaaagaaaaagacctAATGGGTCGATTGCG TTCGGTCAAACATTACTTTTTATTGGATCAGGGCGATTTCTTTGTGCAGTTTCTTGATTTGGCTGAAGTCGAGCTGGCGAAGCCAATTTTAG AAATTTCCCGCAGCAAACTTGAAGCCCTCTTAGAGCTCGCTCTTCGTACGAGCGTAGCAGGAAATGATCCGTACATAGACGACCTGAA gaTCGAATTGATTCACTGCGATCTAGTGACTCAACTGACTCAGATTATGACCGTCTTAGAACTTCGAGGAGAGGAATTAGGGAGGAGTTTTAGCGTAGCTGGCTCAGCTGGAAAGCCACTGACCG gctttCAGTCTCTTTGTTTTGACTACGTCGTACAGTGGCCCGTttctttgattattaatcGAAAG GCTCTTGTAAAGTAtcagtttctttttcgctttctttttctgacaAAGCAAGTCGAAAGGGAACTCAATAA CGTGTGGTTCAGTGCCAAAACGTTACGATTTCGAGCGCAGTCCGTCGCTGAATG GCAATCTGCTGCACTGACTCTTCGCCAAAGAATGCTTAACTTTGCACACAATTTCGAATATTTTGTCATGGTAGAG GTGATTGAGCCCAGTTGGCAAATGCTGGAGTCTGCGCTTCAACAAGTGACtacagtcgacgacgttctcgatgctcatttcgattttcttgacAATTGTCTCCGAGACTCAATGCTCACCAATCCGGACTTGCTCCAA ACTGTACATAAGCTTTTGGATGTCTGCCTCACTTTCAGCGGCTTTATGAAG cgTCTCAGTGACGACTACTTTTCCGACGAG ACTGAAGACATTCCTGGAACCCTGGCCAACGTTGAACGCAATTTCACCCAGCACGTTCTCAGCCTTCTGCGCAAGCTGCAGCTCACGCCCAAAGACGGCAGTCACCAGATGGCCAACCTGGCATCTCGCCTCGACTACAACGGATTCTACAACGCCAAAATGGATCGTCAG GCTTTTGTGACTGTCGTGCACAAGACTAAGTCCGGTCTCTCCGTGCCGACCTCTTCATCGGCAGCGTCTTCGTTGTCCGCTGCGACGCAATCTGTATCTCGTTCGCAGACGTTTTCAACGGAGACAACCGACGCCAATCAGCCGTCCGCTTTTCAACGCGTTCCAATCAAGGTGAGGCAGCAACCGCCTAAGCCGAATCAGTCACAATGA
- the LOC136184250 gene encoding L-methionine gamma-lyase-like → MDKAVKPLFEQNPLVYPIVASSTFRLKSAEEGHQLSEGQPGYLYSRWSNPTVDSAAESIRQMEGAEGTLLLPSGMAAISTSIICLLKAGDHIVAPQPVYGGTHQALKTTFSKWGLEYTFVDGSSVEEFEKAIKENTKVLLGETPANPTMSILDLEAFGKLGSKRGLLTMVDSTFAGPYIQQPIKYGIDVVIHSCTKYIGGHSDLTAGALSFKSRKIYNQVYHEAKVLGFLALSPFDAFLIHRGMKTLGIRMERHSSNAMAIAEFLQSHPKVLKVHYSGLPSHPHYETAKKQMKHFGGMVSFEVTGGKEGGRKVVEGTKIFTLAVSLGGVESLIEHPATMTHTDTVMSREDKEASRITDNLIRLSVGLEDVDDLKADLESALDRV, encoded by the exons ATGGATAAAGCAGTCAAGCCGCTGTTCGAGCAGAATCCCCTTGTGTATCCTATAGTGGCATCTTCAACGTTTAGGCTGAAGTCTGCCGAAGAGGGACATCAGCTTAGCGAAGGACAG CCTGGATATCTGTATTCGCGATGGAGCAATCCCACCGTCGATTCAGCCGCCGAGTCGATTCGACAAATGGAAGGAGCTGAAGGAAcgcttcttcttccgtcTGGCATGGCTGCTATTTCAACGAGCATCATCTGCCTGCTCAAAGCAGGAGATCACATT GTTGCTCCTCAGCCTGTGTACGGTGGAACCCATCAGGcattgaaaacgacgttttccAAGTGGGGATTGGAGTACACATTCGTTGACGGTTCGAGTGTCGAAGAGTTTGAGAAAGctataaaagaaaacacaaaA GTACTTTTGGGAGAAACGCCTGCAAATCCTACTATGAGCATTCTGGATTTGGAAGCATTTGGGAAATTGGGGTCAAAACGCGGTCTTCTTACAATGGTAGACAGCACGTTTGCTGGTCCCTACATTCAACAGCCCATCAAATATGGCATTGACGTAGTCATTCACAGCTG TACGAAATACATTGGTGGGCATAGTGACCTTACGGCAGGAGCGCTGTCATTCAAATCTCGAAAAATCTATAATCAAGTGTACCATGAAGCCAAAGTGCTCGGCTTTTTGGCCCTG TCTCCATTTGATGCCTTTCTCATACACCGAGGCATGAAAACTTTGGGCATACGAATGGAAAGACATTCGTCAAATGCCATGGCCATAGCTGAATTTTTGCAAAGTCACCCCAAG GTGCTCAAAGTGCACTATTCTGGGTTGCCTTCCCACCCGCATTACGAAACTGCCAAAAAGCAAATGAAACATTTTGGAGGTATGGTGTCTTTTGAAGTGACCGGTGGAAAAGAAGGGGGACGAAAAGTCGTTGAA GGGACCAAAATCTTCACGTTAGCCGTGTCACTTGGAGGGGTAGAATCATTGATTGAACATCCAGCAACGATGACTCACACGGACACCGTTATGTCCAGGGAAGACAAAGAAGCGTCTCGCATCACGGACAACTTGATTCGGCTCAG TGTGGGACTTGAAGATGTTGACGATCTAAAGGCTGACTTGGAATCAGCATTAGACCGTGTATGA